AAGCAACTCTACCATCATAGTCCAAAACTTCCTGCGTCCCTGCTTTCACTTTTAGGCTCTGCGCTTTTTGCCCATATGAACCCACTTTCCACCTCTCTCCTTCATCTTCAACCTCCAGTCACTGAATTTCAATCGTTGTTAGCTAAccggctaaaaaaataaaaagttgtcaTATTGCTTCTAATGCAGTTAAGTGATGCCGCAAGTGAGCTCGATTAGAGGCAAAGCCTGGATTGGCATCCAGGTAGCATCCAAGGTAACACTGAGCCAATAAGGACGGCTTCATGTAAATATTTTGACTCGTTGACTTTGTAGATAACTTTGACTTTTACGAGGTGATATTTCCTGGCACGTGAGATGAACATTGCACTTAAAAGTCCACCATTTCATGATTTGCTCCGGCTCAATAAAAGCACCACTTTACGGCCACTGTAAATCACGCAAAAGAAAAGAagggagaaaaaagaaatatgCCGGCCGCTGTTAATCTCACACATAAAGCGACCacctataaaaacaacaacacacacacacacacacacgcacaccaaaaaaaagaaagaaaagaggtcCTCTGCGGCGGGATACCTTAAGTAAATGTCATAAATGTGAGATTGTGTTGTTAATTTGATGCATTAGGCGTCTGACTTGTTATAAATAATTGTTTATTTCTGTAGTAAGACCTCCCGATATGTACTGGCCAAGCGTCCAATCAAATTGACGCTCATTAACGGCGCAGATAAATTAGTTTTACACTTTTGAGTCATTAAAAAGGAAGCAATTAAACGTACAAATAGCTGCTTGGACTGTTTATGCAGCGCCCTGGATTTACACGTGTCCCAATTCGTACCATCGACAAACTTGTTTGCCCATTTTTTATTTCGTTCTCTTTTGACTGGTTTGCTTTGTAGAATCATCATTTTGCTTCTCTGctgctttttggtgccatttcacGTCTTGTCAATCGTTTGAAAAATCcggtttgttgttttatttggtgCCATTTCCACTAGTCCTTAAATAACTAGATATTTTGTGAAATCGCCACAAACTGTTTTCATTTACCTAATGCAACCTTGGGGGGGGGAtgactggtaaaaaaaaaaaaaaaaatctgaagaagCCACACCAGGAAAGagacaggaagtcagccattttggttggAAGCTACCAACTGAGGTTCAAGTTGGCCATTTTGGCCAGGGGGCTCCTTCAAACACAGGCGTCCAATTGCAACCAAATCGGAGGCACGCACAACAAACTAAACAGATGGCCGATACTAAATTGACAACGTTGTCAGGCTTCACCACAAGGTGCGGGCGAAGCTCGGCAGCAACATTTGAGAAAAAGACGGCGAAGACGTGAGGTCTTCCTCTCGTCTCGTCAAGCCAAAGAAGAAAATTGCGAACGTTCCGTGTCCTTGCTGCTGTTTTGTTCTCAAGGCGGCTGCAGCCAGATTGGCCGGAAAGAGAGAAATCACCCGGGAGTGGGGGGGAAATCAGATCAACGGCAACAATAAAGCAGCCACTGGGAGGGAAATGACCCAAGTGCCTGCCGTGCGCTGGTGTGCCACTGTTTGTTTGCTGGCTCCTGTGCCGAGATGGAGGTCATACATCCAGCCTTATTGCCTGCAAAAAGGAACAATATGACAGAAAAATGGAGTTGTCgttgcgtgggtgtgtgtgtgtgtgtgagtgtgagggcgcacgcacgcacgcacgcacgcatgcacgcacacctcACTCCATCATTACAAAGCACAGTGAGAAATGAAGTGAGCGTCTCTTTATTCAACATTTTTGTCACATGAATAAAATGCACGTGATCGACCTTTTCTGGGTCGCTTTTCATGgttaacattaaaataaaatagtttcACACATACACCAGTCATACCGCAGCAATAAaattcattaaataaataaaattaattaacaGAATAGTAGAATGTATTTAAGATCATCACACCTTTTATAAACATCTCTATCACAAAACGTAATTTACTCAATTAGTGTATTCAATTATTTACCGTGGCTAAAATTCAATATATTTCCAttctcttttttaaattttttttaaaaatcttaatAGGACTTGAGACTTCTAATTATGATATTTACCTTTACTAATGCACACCGCTGGCTGTCTAGCAGCATCCAGTTACATGTAGCGAGGACACCACACCCACTaacatttttaatatatatatatatatatttatataaattgtACAAACCTCTTTTTTACTTTTGGAACAGGAAATGACAATATTCATTAATACTTTGGTAAAGCAAATATAAATGCATGCACTAACAATCCAAAGTGTAAAACTTGTTTAATAGATAAACGAGAAACGCGATTTGTTCTTAAAATCGAATACTGAGCACATTAATGAAgtcaatgaataaatacaaactAAAAGGTAAGCGAGCGCTTCCGGGAGGAAGGCTGCTGTATTGTTTGGTGTGGAGCGCCACCGTGTGAACTTTAGGCAACACTGCAGCTTGCCTCATTATGTTGATTGCACTCCGCCACTGACAACACAGGCAAAATGGCTTGAACTTTTGATTCGAACCCCATCCTACGTTTTTCAAGGTTTCAAACTAATGTtaggctttcaaagtaggctttaaagctagAGTTAGGCTTTCAATGTGGGGTTTAAAGCAAGGGTTAGGCTTTCAAAGTGGGGTTTAAAGCTAAGCTTAGGCTTTCAAACAACTACTCTGCCAGGTAAATGGATGTAAAGAGTTACTTGAGCTGGAGTTCAGTGTGACCATCTTGCTCGGAGGCCTCTCATCTGTGCCATGAAGCTGCCGACGCGCCGCGCGTCCAGCTcgttgctccacgagcccccgTCCTTAAAATGGGAGCCCACAATCAGGCCGCTGGCGCCCAGGTAGCGAGTCACATTGTCCTGAGTCACGCCGGAACCCACCAGAACCGGGAGACTCACCGCCCGCGTGACCTCTGAGGAGAATTGCAAGCACACATGAGCGAGCGAAACTCCATTTGCGTGAAATAAGGAGGCGCTGGGAACGCACCCGCCAGTTCTTTGGGGTCCGCCTGGGCTCCCGTGGACGTTCCGGTCAGAACGAGTCCGTCCGACAGGAAGAACTCGGCGGCCCGAGCCGTCTCCACCAGGCTCACGTCCGAGGTCAGAGCGTGAGAGCTGCGCCCGCGCAAACACACAATCAGCATTCGCTAGCTATCTATTCAATGGATTGACTTAGTCAATGTGTATCATAATTACGTATTCATTTCTTCCTTGTGTTGAAACGTTTGAAAATATGTCTTTTgtcaaattattttcatttgtatatattcatgtatatttttaatgaaatgaTTGTTGTATTATATTGATATTTGATtgatatttcatttttgatATGATAATTTCTACCTTTTTGCCCTTCATAATGCTTTGAGCAAAGTGGCTTTGAATATCCGGACGTCCTATGGGCCATCTTTAACCGCATTCACACATACTAAGGTCAGCAAATAACCTGTGTTTCTTCTTGATGTCAGTGAAGACGAGGATGTCCTCGGCGCCGACGCTCTTGCGGTACCTCAGAAGTTCTCCGGCACAAGCGTGGACCAGACCCTCATCAGCCACGTGGGAGAACACGAAGCCCTCCGCCCGGATGAAGTGAGCGCCTGACAACACGACAACAGCTGCTTACAGCTACGACTAACCTGAATTTCTCCCAAAATGTCCAAGAATTACGCCGCGAGCCAGATCACCTGATGCGAGAGCGACGGCGAGTGCCTGCTGGTTGGCAGCGGATAGAATCTGGACGCCGAcggggatggacggacagacgctCCTCACCGCCGCGCACACCGATGTCATACACGCGCTCACCTGAGGGCCAGGGGAAAGCGAGTACGGGACGTCGTGCATGTTCTCCACTATCACGCCGTCCTACACGGGCAAACAAAGGCATGGAGTTTTTGAACACAAGTGTTCCAAGTATTGACCCTCGGGGTACTCCGCATGTGACCCGTTCTCGTGAAGGTCAACGGACAGATGATGTGCTGCTGCTTACCAAGCCTGCGTCACGGTATATGGTGGCCTCCCGACAGGCCTCTTCGACGATTTGGGACATTTTCATGCATCCAAGTGGAGAGCCTGTCAAACGCAACATTTCAATTTGAGTTCCCATTGGAAATAATGGAAACCAAACAGTTCTATTCCAGGGCTGCCAAATCAAAATAGTTCTAGCAATGTCAGATATGTAAGATTTGTGTTACCCGGTAAAGCTTTAACGTGGATCATTCCAATAATGACACATTTCAGGTGTCCAAAGAGGTCCAACCACTTCATGTTTGGGCTCTGTGCAGCAGCAGCCAGGGAGCaaagaacatttttatttttgaaagccACTTGTCACGTGGGGGTCCAAAAGTTCACTGACGAGGTATTGACATTCAACCAGCAGAGACATAAAGGCTCGAAATTTGAGgagttttgctcagcagtgactTCATGTACTTAAAACAAGTCGTTTATTGGGAAACTGTGTGTGCTCTGTCACTTTTGCTGAAAGTCGAAAAAAAGGTTCCCATTTTAAAAGCAGGTGGCGTGAGGGGAAATTGTTGCTAacttattgcaaaaaaaaaaaaggcaaagtccagcaACAAAAGTGCTAAATTGGCACGTCTGCCAGGAAAAACGGGGGATACACTCTGTGACTGGCAACCTGCAGCCGAAATGGGCGCCATGGTGGAAAAAGACGCGCGCAGCCGTCAACAAACTTGGCACTTGTGCTCTGAAAGAACCATCGCGGCCGGCGTGACAGCGAGCCACAATCATCTCCGAAAGACGTCGATCCTCTCCGCTGCTTTTGTATGCCACAATAAGGTCGTTTTCGTCTCAAATGCCGCCGAAAGTGTACCGATTCGGGGCTTTGTTTACATCTGAGAGACTAGCCACGCGGTGCCGGCCACTTCCGCCTTGCAAGCCCCGCCCACGCAGCTGTCACCCGGCCGTCACGCCTCCCCGCTATTATCAGCCCGAATTCGCAGCAAACTCCACTTCGGAAAGCACTCGCAGCGCTTTTCCAAGACTCTCTCGACCCCAAGTGCACTTTGCCGGCGTTTAAGCGACGCGGTGGCGCGTTCCGAGACGGAAGTCATCGtcgggaggaggagaagagcaAGTTTGAGCGCCAAGTTGAATCGCCTCCTCCCCGCTTGACGCGGCCGTGGCGCGCAAGCCTGCAGCCCGCTCGCTCATTGCGACCCGCCTGCCGCCGGCCTGTTGCCGCCAAGCTCACGCCGAGCTCCTCCGAGACGACGAAAACCATCCATCCGTTCCTTCATCGATGCACTGATCGATTCGATTCAGTTCACGATCGACATTGATTGTGACCGCGAGTGAACTTCAAGAGCAGCGTCTTGAGGTGAATGCAGCGAGATAATCCGCTCAATTGCCGATTTGACCCATTTCGAGGACAAATGGAGATTGCAGGAGGAAGTTCGGGCAATTCATCGGATTATTCGACATCTTTTTGAGTCGGGTTTGGTGTTATTTGTGCAACCTAGTCCGCGACGCAGCTGCGTCGGCCATGATGATGACTCGAGCCAGATGTCCAAAGTTTGTGAAAGGAAATGAAGACGTGAACAGGGCAAATCCATCAATTAACTCGATTCGGTGCATAGTCTGACGTGTTTTGTGACTTGATGCGGAGTGTGCTGTTGACAGGTGTGTTTTTCGGCCACTTTTGACGACAGCCGTGTTCTCGTTTGCCCGCCAGGATGCGCTGGGCTTTGTCAGCTGAGCGTGGGGGTTGGGAGCGTGCTCTTGGGCTCTCTTCAAACTCCTCGAA
This genomic window from Syngnathus scovelli strain Florida chromosome 4, RoL_Ssco_1.2, whole genome shotgun sequence contains:
- the zgc:162297 gene encoding uncharacterized protein F13E9.13, mitochondrial codes for the protein MKWLDLFGHLKCVIIGMIHVKALPGSPLGCMKMSQIVEEACREATIYRDAGLDGVIVENMHDVPYSLSPGPQVSACMTSVCAAVRSVCPSIPVGVQILSAANQQALAVALASGAHFIRAEGFVFSHVADEGLVHACAGELLRYRKSVGAEDILVFTDIKKKHSSHALTSDVSLVETARAAEFFLSDGLVLTGTSTGAQADPKELAEVTRAVSLPVLVGSGVTQDNVTRYLGASGLIVGSHFKDGGSWSNELDARRVGSFMAQMRGLRARWSH